One Oryza glaberrima chromosome 11, OglaRS2, whole genome shotgun sequence genomic region harbors:
- the LOC127755622 gene encoding uncharacterized protein LOC127755622 — protein MAPTRKGKKIEIPINKETDAVFPMGHHGDVMVCLSRNYRRLIVYKKLIHGTVLHYAAINCGDFTLQYCAAQLVQRLDDAEHMYGLLNRCQHPNILKPTGFWLWEHFDALKKHNKAEAFITYPLIDGSLLDVPMEDLFLIEKFIENDKPKCRAYGFTDEGSKDICDILSAVSYINDQLPTTINSGSTSSKYENESQGTSFPLSPLRIYNGQIYYNKMAEGQYQILFGNFYTELPNHMRDKNSRGRKAPTVDVIKRLNWEAAATFLDELLHKNMLEPNDEMKHLKDKLKKNPPANYSDLLWEPGLWTTYVKIHFLREIFWCIESDEVTRKLVLRKMDPLGIDSCMVKLGYSAGKEKSLLHSIKFLRKRVVAHQDTTYLNYKGDKNDVGECKRLVELLVQKSKADYMIELVSHIRQLGWVMESPILRSKTLYMEAFRQSKK, from the exons ATGGCTCCaacaaggaaaggaaaaaaaattgaaattccCATCAACAAGGAAACTGATGCTGT GTTTCcaatggggcaccatggtgatGTCATG GTTTGTTTATCAAGGAATTACAGGAGATTGATTGTGTACAAGAAGCTGATTCATGGTACCGTTCTGCACTATGCTGCAATCAACTGTGGAGATTTCACTTTGCAGTATTGCGCTGCTCAGCTTGTACAGAGATTGGATGATGCAGAACATATGTATGGACTCCTGAACAGATGTCAGCACCCGAATATACTTAAACCAACTGGTTTTTGGCTCTGGGAACACTTTGATGCGCTGAAGAAGCATAACAAGGCTGAGGCTTTTATCACATATCCTCTTATTGATGGGTCACTATTGGATGTCCCCATGGAAGACTTATTTTTGATAGAGAAGTTTATTGAAAATGACAAGCCCAAGTGCAGAGCTTATGGATTTACGGATGAAGGCTCCAAAGATATCTG TGATATTTTGAGCGCTGTTTCCTACATAAATGACCAACTTCCTACAACAATCAACAGTGGATCCACTTCTTCTAAGTATGAAAATGAATCTCAAGGGACATCATTTCCTTTATCTCCACTACGGATTTATAATGGTCAAATCTATTATAACAAGATGGCTGAGGGACAGTACcaaattttgtttggaaatTTCTACACTGAACTTCCCAACCACATGAGAGATAAAAATAGTCGTGGCCGAAAAG CGCCTACTGTTGATGTTATAAAACGTCTTAACTGGGAAGCAGCAGCTACGTTTCTTGATGAACTATTACATAAGAATATGCTCGAACCCAATGATGAGATGAAACATCTCAAGgataaactgaaaaaaaatccacctgCAAA TTATTCTGACCTGCTATGGGAACCCGGCCTATGGACAACATATGTGAAGATTCATTTTCTTAGAGAAATATTTTGGTGCATTGAAAGCGATGAAGTTACAAGGAAGCTTGTACTGAGAAAAATGGATCCTCTTGGAATTGATAGCTGCATGGTAAAACTTGGCTATAGTGCTGGCAAGGAAAAGAGTCTTCTACATTCAATTAAATTTCTGAGAAAAAGGGTAGTGGCTCACCAAGATACGACCTACCTGAATTACAAAGGGGATAAG AACGATGTTGGTGAATGCAAAAGATTGGTGGAATTACTTGTGCAGAAATCGAAGGCAGACTACATGATCGAGCTGGTATCGCATATACGCCAACTTGGCTGGGTGATGGAGTCCCCAATCCTGAGAA GTAAAACTCTGTATATGGAAGCGTTCAGGCAAAGTAAGAAGTAA
- the LOC127753807 gene encoding protein ALP1-like: MQDRFRGRKKSPTQNVLAAVDFDLRFIYVLAGWEGSAHDSHVLQDALSRPSGLKIPEGKFFLADAGYAARPGILPSYRGVRYHLKEYKGGREPQDYKELYNHRHSSCRTTVERAFGTLKNRFNILKSQPNLPLKTQVKTVIACCTLHNWILDNGDDEYVYDHETWYRVLPRSNRVYQDIREENEAWVLKRDQMAQAMWQDKAGQSTSAAN, translated from the exons ATGCAGGACAGATTTAGGGGTAGAAAGAAATCTCCCACTCAAAATGTCCTTGCGGCTGTTGATTTTGACTTGCGATTTATTTATGTCCTTGCTGGATGGGAGGGATCAGCCCATGATTCACATGTGCTTCAAGATGCTCTAAGCCGCCCTAGTGGtctaaaaataccagaag GAAAATTCTTCCTAGCCGATGCTGGATATGCAGCAAGACCTGGTATACTACCCTCATACCGTGGTGTTCGTTATCACCTTAAAGAATATAAAGGTGGTAGAGAACCTCAAGATTACAAAGAACTATATAACCATCGTCATTCGTCATGTAGAACAACAGTTGAACGGGCATTTGGAACCCTGAAAAATCGATTTAATATCCTCAAGAGTCAGCCAAATCTCCCTTTGAAAACACAAGTGAAGACAGTGATTGCTTGTTGTACGCTTCACAATTGGATACTGGATAATGGTGATGATGAATATGTATATGACCATGAAACCTGGTATAGAGTCTTGCCAAGGAGCAATAGGGTATATCAAGATATCCGTGAGGAGAATGAGGCTTGGGTGCTTAAACGAGATCAGATGGCACAAGCTATGTGGCAAGATAAAGCTGGGCAATCTACTTCAGCAGCTAATTAA
- the LOC127753806 gene encoding uncharacterized protein LOC127753806 → MGKAKGKGKVETEGSSRERSISWDDEQTKFMLVWYIEYKKDQHANFIWKSQHHMKCADALNKEFAMGVTSAQVTRHYRHYKENWKIVETALNKSGNGFDAIKCKLTISESEKATLKDRDRRLLSKPIKYFHEMQELFSGSNADGSLAMDQQTCCDVDNKSDSSDDEGLNDISSYARPIDIAAEDSDTLPSPTCADNGSSSTSRAGKKRPRGSKSPSKKQQPKPKSRFTDATEKISNTMDRLVDQLGNPPPPPPVPQFCDPYASLWKRIDALPISTNGKVVVGNYLGRQENEGVRGFLASSADTTVETWVYQFMCDRDGA, encoded by the exons ATGGGGAAAGCCAAGGGAAAGGGGAAGGTTGAGACTGAAGGGTCTTCTCGTGAGAGATCCATTAGTTGGGATGATGAACAAACTAAGTTCATGCTTGTTTGGTACATCGAGTACAAGAAAGACCAACATGCAAACTTCATATGGAAATCTCAGCACCATATGAAATGTGCTGATGCCTTAAACAAAGAGTTTGCTATGGGTGTAACGTCTGCCCAAGTGACCCGTCACTATAGGCACTACAAAGAGAACTGGAAGATAGTTGAAACGGCTTTAAACAAGAGTGGCAATGGTTTTGATGCTATTAAATGTAAACTGACCATATCAGAGTCTGAAAAGGCTACTCTCAAA GATAGGGATAGGCGTTTGCTTTCTAAGCCAATAAAATACTTTCATGAGATGCAAGAGCTTTTCTCAGGTAGTAACGCAGATGGCTCTCTTGCCATGGACCAACAAACATGTTGTGACGTTGATAACAAATCTGATAGCAGTGACGACGAAGGATTGAATGATATTTCCAGCTATGCACGTCCTATCGACATTGCTGCAGAAGACTCGGACACATTACCATCTCCCACATGTGCAGATAATGGCTCTTCTAGTACATCTCGAGCTGGTAAAAAGAGACCAAGAGGTTCAAAGTCCCCAAGTAAGAAGCAGCAACCAAAGCCTAAGAGCCGTTTCACAGATGCCACTGAGAAAATTAGCAACACAATGGACCGTTTGGTGGATCAGCTTGgtaatcctcctcctccacctccagtGCCACAGTTTTGTGACCCTTATGCTTCATTGTGGAAGAGGATTGATGCATTGCCCATTAGTACTAATGGTAAGGTTGTCGTTGGAAATTATTTGGGACGCCAAGAGAATGAGGGGGTGCGGGGATTTCTTGCTTCTTCTGCTGACACGACTGTGGAGACTTGGGTGTACCAGTTCATGTGCGACCGAGATGGTGCGTAG